A window of the Cellvibrio sp. pealriver genome harbors these coding sequences:
- a CDS encoding FAD-binding oxidoreductase gives MTSSFFSEVLRIPGAKVLSREEAAFQYGADTGASERLPAGAIIVKEVDAIPEILALANEFKIPLWPISGGRNFGYGTSLPVDTRSFIVDLSQLRRVYIDVQSSTALIEPGVTQADLHAAIKKSGADLLVPTTGVGPNGNILGNALDGGYGLTPITDHFDAISELEGYWGNGTEFRHTYQDLNCPEMAKRWNAGTGYSWAGLLRQGNFGIVTRARVQLARTPEATRILVFEWKSQEAFIASQTELNKLTEDIPGIGGIIMMNDCRILSTQVDTPLASPLKGEARAHYLQQLAKERKISAWTGLGTLYGSRAAVAGSVKDIRRRLKNCRVWSFSPAQIKQLQKVQAYLPKWGFAALRRHFGALVNTLGTVEGYPIVAFLKIAYALDPTAKKLDVHSHPAKDGAGILWYAPLVPFTADEVERYRTVMSKCLTDNGFDPLLAVTSRSSRTLSGTIPLLFDRKNAEDVARAKQCYRALVKTGLENGWPPYRLGIDYMDMIACPADSPSAQVQQLLKNALDENAVIASGRYEHVKPIAPFIPEAIPETIPEAATLASQETNLDYTKMFGARLIQTETSEA, from the coding sequence ATGACTAGCTCTTTTTTTAGTGAAGTATTGCGTATCCCCGGCGCGAAAGTCTTGAGCCGCGAAGAAGCGGCTTTTCAATATGGTGCCGATACCGGCGCGAGCGAGCGCCTGCCAGCCGGTGCGATTATCGTCAAAGAAGTCGATGCCATTCCGGAAATATTGGCACTCGCGAACGAATTTAAAATTCCCCTCTGGCCCATTAGTGGTGGGCGCAATTTTGGTTACGGCACTTCGCTTCCGGTAGACACACGCAGCTTTATTGTGGATTTGTCGCAGCTGCGCCGCGTGTATATCGATGTGCAATCTTCTACCGCGTTAATTGAGCCGGGTGTGACGCAAGCTGATTTGCATGCAGCGATTAAAAAAAGCGGAGCCGACTTATTAGTGCCAACTACCGGTGTTGGCCCTAACGGCAATATTCTGGGCAATGCGCTGGACGGTGGTTACGGTTTAACACCGATTACCGATCACTTTGATGCCATCAGTGAGCTGGAAGGTTACTGGGGCAACGGCACTGAATTCCGTCACACTTATCAGGATCTAAATTGCCCTGAAATGGCGAAGCGTTGGAATGCAGGCACCGGTTATTCATGGGCAGGTTTATTGCGTCAAGGCAACTTTGGCATAGTGACGCGCGCGCGCGTTCAATTGGCGCGCACACCGGAAGCCACACGTATTCTGGTGTTTGAATGGAAATCGCAAGAGGCTTTTATTGCCAGCCAAACAGAATTGAATAAATTGACAGAAGATATTCCCGGCATCGGCGGCATTATTATGATGAACGATTGCCGAATTCTTTCGACACAAGTCGATACTCCTTTGGCATCGCCACTCAAAGGTGAGGCGCGCGCCCACTATTTGCAGCAACTTGCCAAAGAGCGAAAAATTTCTGCATGGACCGGGCTGGGAACACTTTATGGTTCGCGTGCCGCCGTTGCCGGATCGGTAAAAGATATCCGTCGCCGTTTAAAGAATTGCCGCGTGTGGAGTTTTTCTCCAGCACAAATCAAACAACTGCAAAAAGTACAGGCCTATCTGCCTAAATGGGGTTTTGCCGCACTGCGCCGCCATTTTGGTGCGCTGGTCAATACCTTGGGTACGGTTGAGGGCTACCCCATAGTCGCGTTTTTAAAAATCGCTTACGCACTTGACCCTACCGCAAAAAAACTGGATGTACATTCGCACCCGGCAAAAGATGGTGCCGGTATTTTGTGGTACGCACCGCTTGTTCCGTTTACTGCGGATGAAGTAGAACGCTATCGCACAGTGATGAGCAAATGTTTGACTGACAATGGATTTGATCCGCTGCTGGCAGTGACATCGCGCTCATCGCGCACCTTGTCAGGCACTATTCCGCTGTTGTTTGACCGCAAAAATGCTGAGGATGTCGCGCGCGCAAAACAGTGTTATCGCGCATTGGTAAAAACCGGTTTGGAAAACGGTTGGCCACCCTACCGTTTGGGAATTGATTACATGGACATGATTGCTTGCCCCGCCGACTCGCCCAGCGCGCAAGTGCAACAATTATTGAAAAATGCGTTGGATGAAAATGCGGTGATTGCATCTGGCCGTTACGAGCATGTAAAACCCATCGCACCTTTTATTCCAGAAGCGATACCCGAAACCATTCCAGAGGCCGCGACACTCGCAAGTCAGGAAACGAATCTGGATTACACAAAAATGTTTGGTGCCCGTTTGATCCAAACCGAAACCAGCGAGGCTTAA
- a CDS encoding methyltransferase: MPELFIPPAKNTFPAYGIWLYKEKSPAIKRVKKDTAPSAHGDRHWDSSYLLMDYFTHNPLKKKSRVLDVGCGWGPTSIYLATQGHKVTGLDIDDQVFGFLQLQADLNNVAVKTRQGAMDSMKKADLSKFDVIVGGDICFWPELTSEWFSLLKRAANAGVKKLVLADPGRQPFLDLVDKCERWDSEMLTWYCLEPKRFTGSLLIVNLDKLAD; this comes from the coding sequence GTGCCCGAGTTATTTATCCCTCCTGCAAAAAATACCTTTCCTGCTTATGGTATCTGGTTGTACAAAGAAAAAAGTCCCGCGATCAAACGTGTAAAAAAAGACACTGCGCCCAGTGCCCACGGCGATCGCCATTGGGATTCCAGTTATCTATTGATGGATTATTTCACTCACAATCCACTCAAGAAAAAAAGTCGTGTGCTCGATGTCGGTTGCGGCTGGGGGCCTACGTCAATCTACCTTGCGACCCAAGGGCACAAGGTAACAGGGTTGGATATTGATGATCAGGTATTTGGTTTTTTGCAGTTGCAGGCCGATTTAAATAATGTAGCGGTCAAAACTCGCCAGGGCGCGATGGACTCTATGAAAAAGGCCGACTTAAGCAAATTCGATGTCATTGTGGGCGGCGATATTTGTTTTTGGCCTGAGCTGACGAGTGAATGGTTTTCACTGTTAAAGCGAGCTGCGAATGCCGGTGTTAAAAAACTGGTGTTGGCCGACCCCGGCCGCCAACCTTTTTTGGATTTGGTGGATAAATGTGAACGTTGGGATAGCGAAATGCTGACCTGGTATTGCCTGGAGCCCAAACGTTTTACCGGTAGTTTATTAATAGTGAATTTGGATAAGCTCGCTGATTAA
- a CDS encoding IS3 family transposase (programmed frameshift) yields the protein MNPVIKRTQRDYSLAFKLALVDQIEKGEMTYKQAQSRYGIQGRSTVLCWLRKHGQLDWSLGLPAKGLLMSDNPRPQTPEQRIKELEQQLALTQQKADFFEAVVDVLKRDYGVSVGKKAARNIIQTKTLAGLSVVRGCQLLGISRQAWYQQCKRVRQREVHTQILLDAVQRERALQPCIGTRKLQRLLQQSALVVGRDRLFALLREHRLLVPTKRAYHKTTHSHHRFRKHPNLLKPGEHQVIPQRPEHVWVADITYLPVHQGEAYLSLVTDAYSRKIVGHCVHDNLKAESVIGAYKQALQQRRSGDELIHHSDRGIQYCSAQYQKLHYQYGVHCSMTDGYDCYQNALAERVNGILKSEFLIRKPRDLAEAKVMVAESIRIYNERRPHLSLEYKTPDEVHRAFG from the exons ATGAATCCCGTTATTAAACGCACCCAGCGTGATTACTCTCTCGCCTTTAAATTGGCTCTTGTCGATCAAATCGAAAAAGGAGAGATGACTTATAAACAAGCCCAGTCTCGCTACGGTATACAAGGCAGATCTACAGTCTTGTGTTGGCTGCGCAAGCATGGTCAACTGGATTGGTCATTAGGTTTACCAGCAAAAGGCCTCCTCATGTCCGATAATCCTCGCCCTCAAACGCCAGAACAGCGCATCAAAGAACTGGAACAGCAGCTCGCTCTAACCCAACAAAAAGCGGATTTTTTCGAAGCGGTGGTTGATGTACTCAAGCGCGACTATGGAGTCAGCGTGG GTAAAAAAGCCGCACGGAACATCATCCAAACGAAAACGTTAGCGGGTTTATCCGTTGTCCGTGGTTGCCAGCTACTCGGCATCAGTCGGCAAGCCTGGTATCAACAATGTAAGCGGGTGCGACAACGAGAAGTGCACACGCAGATACTCCTTGATGCGGTGCAGCGTGAACGTGCATTACAACCCTGCATCGGAACGCGCAAACTACAGCGCTTGTTACAACAATCCGCATTGGTTGTGGGGCGAGATCGACTGTTTGCTTTGCTGCGCGAACATCGCCTGCTGGTTCCCACCAAGCGGGCTTATCACAAAACAACGCACAGCCATCATCGCTTTCGCAAACATCCCAATCTTCTGAAGCCTGGTGAACATCAAGTGATTCCGCAACGACCAGAACATGTTTGGGTGGCTGACATTACCTATTTACCCGTGCATCAGGGCGAGGCCTATTTGAGTTTGGTGACCGATGCCTATTCGCGCAAGATTGTGGGGCATTGCGTCCATGACAATCTGAAGGCTGAGTCAGTAATCGGTGCGTATAAACAAGCACTACAGCAGCGACGCAGTGGTGATGAGCTCATCCACCATTCAGATCGGGGTATTCAGTATTGTTCAGCGCAATACCAGAAATTGCATTATCAATACGGTGTTCATTGTTCGATGACGGATGGTTACGACTGCTATCAAAATGCGCTGGCAGAGCGTGTGAATGGTATTTTGAAAAGTGAGTTTTTGATAAGGAAACCCAGGGATCTTGCAGAAGCAAAAGTGATGGTGGCCGAGTCGATTCGGATCTACAACGAACGTCGTCCGCATCTATCCCTAGAATACAAAACGCCCGATGAGGTGCATCGGGCGTTTGGATAA
- a CDS encoding DUF1461 domain-containing protein → MKSVFCFVFWPIFFTAQLIGLALVSWHLLAQLHFAYPLGYQLLKLDKHIAEFAPLNRHKDDFELTSPQEHWRLFSEISDAVQDSGRGLQNISYTLKDGRTTSLMHEAEIIHLQDVANLIDVFYAVGITSLCVWLVLIALARWQAYSLPSPKKILLGFLAGISAVAIVVIAIGPTAVFYWLHVQVFPDGHQWFFYYQDSLMTTLMKAPDIFAFIALLLLALMIALWCAALYGIRVLLKRAK, encoded by the coding sequence ATGAAATCTGTATTTTGCTTTGTCTTCTGGCCCATTTTTTTTACCGCGCAGCTCATTGGATTGGCGCTGGTAAGCTGGCATCTTCTTGCCCAGCTGCATTTTGCGTATCCGCTTGGCTACCAATTGTTAAAGCTGGATAAACACATCGCTGAATTTGCTCCGCTCAATCGCCACAAAGACGATTTTGAACTGACATCACCGCAAGAGCATTGGCGTTTGTTCAGCGAAATTAGTGATGCTGTACAAGACAGCGGGCGCGGTTTGCAAAATATCAGTTACACATTGAAAGATGGCCGCACCACGAGCTTGATGCACGAAGCCGAAATTATTCATCTGCAGGATGTCGCTAACCTGATTGATGTCTTTTATGCGGTGGGAATTACCAGCTTGTGTGTGTGGTTGGTGTTGATCGCACTGGCGCGCTGGCAAGCATACTCACTGCCTTCGCCTAAAAAAATCCTGCTGGGATTTTTAGCGGGCATAAGTGCAGTGGCGATTGTTGTGATCGCTATTGGCCCTACTGCCGTTTTTTATTGGTTGCATGTGCAGGTTTTTCCCGATGGTCACCAGTGGTTTTTTTATTATCAGGATTCACTGATGACCACACTGATGAAAGCACCGGATATTTTTGCGTTTATTGCGCTATTGTTATTGGCGCTGATGATTGCGCTTTGGTGTGCGGCGCTTTATGGCATTAGGGTTTTGTTGAAGCGCGCAAAGTAA
- a CDS encoding MFS transporter — MQQNLSLNANRFVIFSVFFTARAYYPVLAVLFIDLGLTLDQFVLLNLIWALTIFLFEVPSGALADTIGRRTLLIAASVLMIVEMLCLLMAPRDGGTLLFVLCVINRICSGLSEACASGADEALAYDSLPPENRASAWDKLLASAMRWRSLGFVVAMIIGGLLYDPDSVNVLLPESLHVSENIAQRLPVLLVLLQAVACLLITLRMVEPVHSASGSTLTQAFRLTLDTVRWVITHPVALVVILVGVALDSIVRNFATITSSYYRLIELPEWTFGLLGAAVGVLGWFVPTMANYLNTRFSLMTNLVIISAATLLGLVLLVPMWPVYGLIPTLFLMMLMGYLGFTLSRTLHNAADSSRRATVLSVKGLVFNLGYGLFSLGFSVLLASFPDTPEGASLRNALLWQLPFFAVVISALLAWAFFTLRASTKP; from the coding sequence ATGCAACAAAACCTCTCGCTTAATGCCAACCGATTTGTCATTTTCTCGGTATTTTTTACTGCGCGTGCTTATTATCCGGTACTTGCAGTTTTATTTATCGATTTGGGGTTAACGCTCGATCAGTTTGTGTTGCTCAATTTAATTTGGGCGCTGACAATTTTTTTGTTTGAAGTGCCTTCTGGAGCATTGGCCGATACGATTGGGCGGCGAACGTTGTTGATTGCGGCATCGGTACTCATGATTGTGGAGATGCTGTGTTTATTGATGGCACCGCGCGATGGTGGAACATTATTGTTTGTGCTCTGCGTGATTAACCGGATCTGCTCCGGGTTATCGGAGGCCTGCGCAAGTGGTGCCGATGAAGCCTTGGCTTACGATTCGCTGCCGCCTGAGAATCGCGCAAGTGCCTGGGATAAATTGTTAGCCAGTGCAATGCGTTGGCGTTCGCTGGGTTTTGTGGTGGCGATGATTATTGGTGGCCTGCTGTACGATCCGGATAGCGTTAATGTCCTTTTACCTGAAAGCCTGCATGTATCAGAAAATATCGCGCAGCGTTTGCCGGTGCTGTTAGTGTTGCTGCAAGCTGTGGCTTGTTTATTGATTACCTTGCGGATGGTGGAGCCAGTGCACAGCGCGAGTGGTTCGACGTTAACGCAAGCGTTTCGGCTTACGTTGGATACCGTGCGCTGGGTGATAACACATCCCGTTGCATTGGTGGTGATATTGGTGGGCGTTGCGCTGGATTCCATCGTGCGAAATTTTGCCACTATTACCAGTAGTTATTATCGCTTGATTGAATTGCCCGAGTGGACGTTTGGTTTGCTCGGTGCGGCTGTGGGTGTGTTGGGTTGGTTTGTACCGACCATGGCGAATTATTTGAATACGCGTTTTAGTCTGATGACAAACTTAGTGATTATCAGTGCGGCAACATTATTGGGGTTAGTTTTGTTAGTGCCCATGTGGCCGGTTTATGGATTAATCCCCACTTTGTTTTTGATGATGTTGATGGGCTATTTGGGTTTTACCCTGAGCCGAACCTTGCACAACGCGGCAGATTCATCGCGCCGTGCGACGGTATTATCGGTGAAAGGTTTGGTATTTAATTTAGGTTATGGCTTATTTAGTTTGGGCTTTTCTGTATTGCTTGCCAGCTTTCCCGATACGCCAGAAGGCGCATCGTTGCGCAATGCGCTCTTGTGGCAGTTGCCGTTTTTTGCGGTGGTGATCAGTGCGTTGTTGGCCTGGGCATTTTTTACTTTGCGCGCTTCAACAAAACCCTAA
- a CDS encoding Gfo/Idh/MocA family oxidoreductase, producing MLNVALCSYGMSGKVFHAPLITAEPRLKLHSILQRNEPTALADYPNANIVKSFGELIADPDIHLVVVNTPNEHHYPMTKAALLAGKHVVVEKPFTLSLAEGNELIALAQQQHRILSVFQNKRLESDHLDAKTIIESGSLGRIVEVEWHYDRYRTNITHKKWKEDNLPGSGTWFDLGIHMVDSMLCLFGKPNAVYADMRSLRRAEGSTDYFNTIFYYDDLRVILRSSTYVSEKSATVSIHGDKGSYLKFGQDVQESQMMRGIIPGMEGWAQPGDDNYGILHVHNNSEAQRTIIPGQRGYYEHYYHNIVDAISGTAPLAFLPQQSLLGVEVLLAAEESAKQQTLIRL from the coding sequence ATGTTAAATGTTGCACTCTGTTCTTATGGTATGTCTGGCAAGGTTTTCCACGCTCCGCTGATTACTGCTGAACCTCGTTTGAAGTTGCACAGCATTCTACAGCGCAATGAACCCACTGCGCTGGCCGATTATCCAAACGCAAACATCGTTAAATCCTTTGGCGAATTAATTGCTGACCCCGATATTCATTTGGTAGTGGTCAATACGCCCAACGAACATCATTACCCGATGACAAAAGCAGCATTGCTTGCGGGTAAACATGTTGTGGTAGAAAAGCCGTTTACGTTGAGTTTAGCGGAAGGTAATGAGCTAATCGCATTAGCTCAGCAACAGCATCGTATTTTGTCGGTGTTCCAAAACAAACGTTTGGAAAGCGATCATCTGGATGCAAAAACTATTATCGAATCAGGTAGTCTTGGGCGCATTGTAGAAGTGGAGTGGCATTACGATCGCTACCGCACTAACATCACCCATAAAAAATGGAAGGAAGATAATTTACCTGGCTCTGGCACCTGGTTTGATTTGGGAATCCATATGGTAGATTCCATGCTGTGCTTGTTCGGCAAACCCAACGCGGTGTATGCCGATATGCGCAGTCTGCGCCGTGCAGAAGGCTCAACGGATTATTTCAACACAATTTTTTACTACGATGACCTGCGTGTCATTTTACGTTCCAGCACCTACGTCAGTGAAAAAAGTGCAACGGTTTCTATCCACGGTGATAAAGGCTCCTACCTGAAATTCGGGCAAGATGTACAGGAAAGCCAAATGATGCGCGGCATCATTCCCGGCATGGAAGGCTGGGCGCAACCGGGCGATGATAATTATGGCATCCTGCATGTCCACAATAACAGCGAAGCGCAGCGCACAATAATTCCCGGCCAGCGCGGCTATTACGAACACTATTATCACAATATTGTGGATGCAATTAGCGGAACCGCGCCCTTGGCATTTTTGCCGCAGCAATCCTTGCTTGGTGTGGAAGTGTTGTTGGCCGCAGAAGAAAGCGCTAAGCAACAAACACTCATTCGATTGTAA
- a CDS encoding DUF4442 domain-containing protein yields MKAGVFKFLANMWPPLLFAGIKATYLAADYKEARVTLKLRWYNRNYVGVQYGGSLMSMTDPWYMLMIMHNLGRDYFVWDKHAEIDYLSPGKTNVHAHFLLTDEILNDIRTKTANGEKYVPEFVVDIKDDHDNIVARVKRRVYIKLKPRARNKDDLDEVEPDLNDINSN; encoded by the coding sequence ATGAAAGCAGGTGTATTTAAATTTCTGGCCAACATGTGGCCGCCATTATTATTTGCGGGCATTAAAGCAACGTATCTTGCGGCTGATTATAAAGAAGCGCGAGTAACCTTAAAGTTGCGCTGGTATAACCGCAATTATGTTGGCGTACAGTACGGCGGCAGTTTGATGTCCATGACAGACCCTTGGTATATGCTGATGATTATGCACAACCTCGGGCGCGATTATTTTGTGTGGGATAAACACGCAGAAATAGATTATCTCTCCCCCGGAAAGACCAATGTCCATGCGCATTTTTTATTGACCGATGAAATCCTTAATGACATACGAACAAAAACGGCCAACGGTGAAAAATATGTGCCGGAGTTTGTCGTGGATATAAAAGATGATCACGATAACATCGTTGCGCGGGTGAAGCGCCGCGTCTATATCAAATTAAAACCGCGTGCACGCAATAAAGATGATCTGGATGAAGTGGAGCCGGATCTGAACGACATCAATAGCAATTAG
- a CDS encoding ABC transporter ATP-binding protein has protein sequence MTTTLNAQGVSVIRDNTAIIDHVNMQLSPGEFVGLIGPNGAGKSSLLRVLAGLSDADAGRVSMSNKTYTDVAIQQLPNRVRAQLLAYLPQQETPAWPLQVEHLVGLGRASWHKPMSGKSPRDAQAIERALQITDLTQLRHRIVTTLSGGELQRALLARVFAGEPEMILADEPIAALDPYHQLHMMELLAEHAQQGGLVLAALHDLSLAARFCSRLVLIHHGKIIADGQPIQVLTNENLQQVYGISAYVDCRDDGVIIIPRNRVG, from the coding sequence ATGACCACAACACTCAATGCCCAAGGTGTATCGGTTATCCGCGATAACACAGCCATTATCGATCACGTAAACATGCAATTATCGCCCGGCGAATTCGTCGGGCTGATTGGTCCCAACGGTGCCGGTAAAAGTTCGCTGTTGCGTGTGCTGGCGGGATTAAGTGATGCTGATGCCGGACGTGTCAGTATGAGCAACAAGACTTACACTGACGTCGCCATACAACAATTACCCAATCGCGTGCGCGCGCAACTGCTTGCGTATTTGCCGCAACAGGAAACGCCAGCATGGCCACTGCAAGTGGAGCATCTTGTCGGGCTCGGGCGTGCGTCTTGGCACAAACCTATGAGCGGAAAATCACCGCGCGATGCGCAAGCAATCGAGCGCGCTTTGCAAATCACTGATTTAACCCAACTGCGTCACCGTATTGTGACTACACTTTCCGGTGGTGAATTACAGCGTGCATTACTTGCGCGTGTATTTGCCGGTGAACCGGAAATGATTTTGGCCGATGAACCTATTGCCGCGCTCGACCCCTACCATCAGTTGCATATGATGGAGTTGTTGGCAGAGCACGCGCAGCAAGGCGGATTGGTGTTGGCGGCGCTGCATGATTTAAGTTTGGCCGCACGGTTTTGTTCGCGCCTGGTGTTAATCCATCATGGAAAAATTATTGCCGATGGCCAGCCGATACAGGTGCTGACCAATGAAAATTTACAGCAAGTCTATGGCATCAGTGCCTATGTCGATTGCCGCGATGATGGCGTCATCATCATTCCACGCAACAGAGTGGGGTAA